The segment GCCTCGATCACGCCCAAGGCGTTCATGCAGGCACTGACGCTCGATCACGCCAAGGGGCTGCTCAGGGACTCCGCGAGCATCCTCGACGCCGCACTCGACTCCGGGCTCTCGGGCCCGGGCCGGCTGCACGATCTCTTCGTCACCCATGAAGCGATGTCGCCGGGCGAATGGAAGAACGGCGGCGCGGGACTGAGGCTGCGCTACGGCTTCCATCCGTGTCCGTTCGGCACCGCGATCGTGATCGCGACAGATCGCGGGCTGTCCGGTCTCGCCTTCGCCGATCCCGGTGAGGAGAAGGCCTCGCTCGCCGACATGACGCGGCGCTGGCCGAACGCAACTTATGTCGAGGATCACGAAGGCACCGCGCCGCTGGCGCAGCGCATCTTCGACACAAAACTGTGGCGGCCGGATCAGCCGCTGCGCGTTGTCCTGATCGGCACCGACTTCGAGGTGCGGGTCTGGGAGACGCTGCTGAAGATCCCGATGGGCCGCGCGGTGTCCTATTCCGACATCGCCTGCAACATCGACAGTCCGAAGGCCTCGCGCGCCGTAGGTGCTGCCGTCGGCAAGAACCCGGTGTCCTTTGTCGTGCCCTGCCACCGCGCACTCGGCAAGAGCGGCAAGCTCACCGGATATCACTGGGGCATCACCCGCAAGCAGGCGATGCTGGGCTGGGAGGCCGGACAGCTGGGGGTGCAGTAGGCGAGAAGCCGTAGCTGCGTAGGGTGGGTTAGCGTAGCGTAACCCACCACTTCTGTCACCGCAGAAACCAAAGAGGTGGGTTACGCTGACGCTAACCCACCCTACGATTTCTTTTCCAGATCATGCTTTAGCCCGCCAGATCCAGCTTCGATGCCACGGTCGAATCCGCATTGAGGCGATAGATGATCGGCACACCTGTCGCGAGCTCGCGCTTCAGGATGCCTTCGGGCGAGAGCTTTTCCAGCACCATGATCAGTGCGCGCAGCGAGTTGCCATGGGCGGCAACCAGCGTGCGCTTGCCGTTGAGCACGCCGGGCAGGATCTCCTGCACGTAGTACGGCAGCGCGCGCGCCAGCGTGTCCTTCAGGCTTTCGCCGCCGGGCGGGGGCACATCGTAGGAACGGCGCCAGATCAGCACCTGATCCTCGCCCCATTTCTTGCGGGCGTCGTCCTTGTTGAGGCCGGAGAGATCGCCATAGTCGCGCTCGTTCAGCGCGAGGTCCTTGTTGGTCGGCAAGTCCTCCTGGCCGAGCTCGCCCAGAATCAGATCGAGCGTGTGCTGCGCGCGCGTCAGCACCGAGGTGTAGGCGACGTCGAACACGAGGCCTTGTGCCTTCAGCTTGCGGCCGGCTTCCGAGGCTTCCTTCACCCCGAGCTCGGTGAGATCAGGATCCTTCCAGCCGGTGAACAGGTTCTTCAGATTCCATTCGCTCTGGCCGTGGCGGACGAGCACGAGAAGACGTTCGCTCATTGACTGCTTTCCGTTTGGTTCTTCAGATATCTGCGAGGCCGAGCACGTCGGCCATGGAGTAGTGCCCCGGCTTCTTGCCATGCGCCCACAGCGCCGCCTTCAGCGCGCCGTGTGCGAACAGCATGCGGTCTTCAGCGAGATGCGACAATGTCAGCCGCTCGAACGGGCCGAGGAAGGTGACGCTATGCTCGCCGGCGACGGTGCCGCCGCGCAAGGAGGCAAAGCCGATTGCGCCGGGCTTGCGCGCGCCGGTGATGCCGTCACGGCCGCGTTCTGC is part of the Bradyrhizobium commune genome and harbors:
- a CDS encoding methylated-DNA--[protein]-cysteine S-methyltransferase, which gives rise to MMTLAIHDQRLAKPGPQNAALRDYDSVRRAIAFISEKWRAQPTIEAMADAAGVTPDELHHLFRRWASITPKAFMQALTLDHAKGLLRDSASILDAALDSGLSGPGRLHDLFVTHEAMSPGEWKNGGAGLRLRYGFHPCPFGTAIVIATDRGLSGLAFADPGEEKASLADMTRRWPNATYVEDHEGTAPLAQRIFDTKLWRPDQPLRVVLIGTDFEVRVWETLLKIPMGRAVSYSDIACNIDSPKASRAVGAAVGKNPVSFVVPCHRALGKSGKLTGYHWGITRKQAMLGWEAGQLGVQ
- a CDS encoding 2,3-bisphosphoglycerate-dependent phosphoglycerate mutase, with translation MSERLLVLVRHGQSEWNLKNLFTGWKDPDLTELGVKEASEAGRKLKAQGLVFDVAYTSVLTRAQHTLDLILGELGQEDLPTNKDLALNERDYGDLSGLNKDDARKKWGEDQVLIWRRSYDVPPPGGESLKDTLARALPYYVQEILPGVLNGKRTLVAAHGNSLRALIMVLEKLSPEGILKRELATGVPIIYRLNADSTVASKLDLAG